A region of the Sarcophilus harrisii chromosome 3, mSarHar1.11, whole genome shotgun sequence genome:
GGGGAGAGACTCGGATAATGGCCAATGTTATTGGAGAgagaagatggcaggaaaaaatgaGCAGCAAAGATTACTAAAGGGAGAGATGTAGGGTTGCAGAGAACAGAATGGAGTATCTGAGATGCTTGGGAGAAAGAGGGGTATGAAGAACTTGGCTGAGGCGTTTCCAAGGAGAACAGGTGTCACACTCACCGTTTTTGCTCCCTAGAAGGAGAAACAAATAGAGGGTTAGGAGTGCTTCCTAGTTCTGCTCCCACTCCTTGTAGTATGCCGTCCCACACTAATTCACTTTTAAGGCCAttaatctagacctcaacattacctctcctcctccatcttcttCCGAAGGATGTCCCTCCTCCAGGCAGGCATGCTGGCTAGACgggcttcctcctcctcctcctgtaaCACAACCAGACCAGTTCAGGGGTAGCGTATGCAGTGAGGTGGGGAGGAAGTCAGAATCCAGGGGATGATTCCTCATAAttaggagagggggaaaaactcTGGATCCTAGAGGTCTTAGCGACTAAAAAATCAGGAAATGAGGTCTGGGAATTGAGGATGGAAAACCCTTAGAAGgaggaagtagaaagaaaagtaggagaaaatagtttttagcctcttcttttaaaaaccttCAGGGCTAGAGATTaccatcatttttttccctctctctttcctcctcctctccccaccccctttgtTATACTTACTACTTCTAATCAAGACCCCAAGAAACTATGATTTTGGAGGTCTGGAAATTCCCACCATCAAGGCAGATCACAACCTGTCTATAACTCACTAAGGTCATACAGTGGCTAAGTGATATGTCCGAGGTCATAAAGCTACTAAATATCAGAAGAGGGACTTGAATCTACGTCTTCTTGGCTTTAAGTCTACCACTATATCCACTGCCTCTCAGAGTTTCTAATACTACATAAAATTATATTGGAAATGGCGATGATGACCTTGCTTTATCCCTGATTTTACTGAGAAAACTTCCAATAATCCCTGAAAATAATTTGCATCTTATACCACACTCACCTCATTTCCTAAACCATAAGCTTACACAGCTGTTCCACTCCCCCACCTCAAAGCAGGGCCAAAACAAATGGCAAGGAGTAGAACCACAGGAATGAAGGTAAAGTGACATCTTGGAGGATGGTGGAGGGGGGATGGGGAATTTCATTGGGACAGATGAAAAGATACTTATAATATGACCAGTCCTTGACTCTGGCTCTGCCTTGAGGATAAAACCTGAGGATAGTCCAAGGCAGCAGGAGTACTACCCAGGTATCCTGCTTGTCAACTGCTTTGCTGATGGGAAAGAGTGCCCTTCCTGAGAACCCTGTGGGGTTGTAGAAAGGGAGGAGCTAAAAGGCAAAGACAGTCTGGGGCCTACCCCTGGCAGGCACCTCTTCAAGGCAAAGATCTTTATTATCCTGTAACAAGGGAGAGGTAATCTGCACACATCACACTGCACACAACTCAGTTTCCCCAGTCCCAGACTCTCTGGCCGAATCAGGGCTTGGAACTTCCCCAGTTCCCAGTCTCAGGCCCTAATTGCAAAACCCTAAAGGTCCTGTCTGGTTGGCAGGAGCTACTTCTTTAGTGGTTCCAGGGCTGCAGGCCTTCCAACGAAATGATAGCTGGGGGTCCGGTCTGCACTGGACAGTGAGTCTGGGTCCTGGAAAGAGTACCTTCTTTTGGAGAGAATCATGCCTTGGAGGGGATCTATCCCAGGCTCAGTGGCTGCTCTGGGGAGCCACCTTTCTATCCCAGGCACCTCCCAGCTTCCTAAAGACACAGCTGCTAAAGATCCAACCCCATTCAGCTTTAGCCTAGCTGGGTTTCAGATTCTGGGCAAAAGGCTTCGCCCTGCCCTCACTCGTCCAGTTCCTATTTCTCTAGTTCCCGAAGTGAACGAAGTGGAGCCACGAGGGTGGAGTCCACCATTCCCAGTGGACAGCTGCCAtgacttttctccctttctgctgCTCAAATGTCGAACAACTCGGCTTCCTTCTCCTTCCAGAACGAGAAGCTCCGGTCGATGTAGCGGCAGATATCCTCGTTGCTGAACTCGCCCATCTCGGCTACCAGCTGCAGAGAGTCGGCCCGATCTAGAGCCGGCGGCACCGGGCTCGTCgagggctcggcctggggcagcGGGGGCGGCAGCGGCGGGGGTGGAGGGCGGGGTACAGAGCCCTGCGCTTGGGGCTGGGGCAGAGGCTCCTCAGCGGGGGGCTCGGGGCTGTCCCCAAAGAACGCCCTCTTCAGATCCTCGAAGCCATCCTGCCAGTCCCGACGCCCAGCCTCCACTTCCTCCAGCACCACTCTGTGGAAGAGGCGGATGAGCTCCCACGGATGGCTGCCCAGCCTGTCGAACATCTCGTAGCACAGCAGGTGGCGGAACTTGCGCTCCTCCCGGCTCATGCGCATCTCCAGCAGCTGGAAATAGCCCAGCATGAAGAGGTCCAAGGTGAGGCTGTCGTAGCTGGCCGGCACTCCCCCCACGTGGGGCAGGAAGTGCTCGGGCCAGTACAGACCCTGCACCCGGCTCAGGCGGCGCAGCTGCCGGGAGGGTACCTGGCACATGAGACTCCGCCAGTGTGCCAGCAATTTGCCCACCACTTGCCGCTGTTTCATGAAGTACAGCAACCGGTGGTCGTTCCCGGGGCTTTGGTGGGCGGGCTCCTCCAGCCCCTGCTGGGGCTCGGGCTCCGGGGCCCCGGCGGCCACCACTCGGGGAAGCAGCCTGCGCAGGCGGGCCTGGGTCTGGCGCCCGGGGCCGCTGAAAGTCCACTTGCGCCAGTGCTCCAGAAAGAGGTAGACGATCCGCTCCTTCCGCATGTCAATATAGTCCTGGACGCCTCGAAGCTCGGTGGAGAGGGGTGGGCTTTGTGCTAGCTGTTCCGGCTCAAAAATCGTCACCTCGTCGCCGGGCTCCTCTGGGGGATACAGCCTGGCTAAGGGGTCTTCGGGGGATGATGGCTCCGCTGGCTCCCCCAGGAAGTGCCCAGACCCGTTGGCGGTGGAAGGACCACCCACCGGGTGCCCTCCCAGACGTGGCTGAGCCGGGCTTCCGGACACATAGTCTTCCTCCAGGATAGGCTCCCTGCTAAAGACGTCAGAGACCGTGACGCTGACGGGCAACGAGAGCTTGCGTGGGTACCAGTACTCGGCCTCCTGGCTTCGTGCTTGCGTCTCAAAATTggctttgagattcttgaccgaGACCCCGCACTCCAAGATCTCTCGGGCCACCTCCTCTCGGCTGCAGCTGAAGGAGTACGAGCGGCCCAGGCCCACGGAGTCTGGCCGCCAGTCCACGGGGGCCAGGGGCTGCCCCGTCTCGGCGGTCACCAGATCTGTGAGGTGGGCGGGCCGGCCGCCCAGGGTGGCCAGCAGTATGGCCATGCTCTTGAGCAGAGTGGAGATCCTGCTGCACCAGGCGGGCAGGTCGGCGGCCCGGCCCTGCATGCGGCGGGGGTTGACTGTGAAACGGTGGGTGGACACGGCAGCAGAGACGGGCAGCAGCTGCTGCAGCTCGAGTTCCAGCTGCTCCAGCTGCGCCTCGAGCTTCTGGGCCTTATGAACCACCTGGAGGTTTTCGATTTGTTGCTCGATGCGGTTGATATCTTCTTCAGTCATGAGCTCCCCAAAGGGCCCCAGCATGGCATTGTGTGTGTGGGAGAACCTCCAGCCCTCTGGTTGGTAGCAGCAGTAGCCAGCGGTCAGCTAAGacggggaagagaagagaggggaggggaacgCAGGTCTCCCTCTGGCCCCACTCCCGGTGGCCCGCAGGCTGCACACACTCAGCCTTTACATGTCCTGGGTGGTGTAATGGCGGGCCGGCGGGGCTGCGAGGTGGGCTGGGGCAGCAGCCAATGAAGAGGCGGCTTCGGCCAAGAAGGGCCAGGAGCAGGGTGAGAGCTCGATGCAGCCCCCTCCGGGGCACGCTGGTTGAGCAGAAGAGTGAGCCAGGCAGGATCTGGTTCGCTGCTGCTGTGGACATGGTCTCTGAGCCTGGTCGCTCATTACACCACCAAGGGAACACGTAAAAGGCATTGAAACGGGGTCCTAGACAAGGCCCTCCACTTAGCCCAGATATAGCCCCTTGTCCTGGTCTCAAGCTTGGGGCTAGCACTCACAAGACCTCAGTTGAAAGGTAATCAAGTCCCTCCCACCGATTCATCCCCAAAGGATCACCCATCCCATGCTGATCCTAGGAGTCCCTTGTATCCCCGTCCAGTGGCCTCCTGCTGTGACCCTTCCAACATAGGTGCCCCTTGACTTCCTCTAACTGGCGCCACTGCTTCTGGGAAGCTTTTGTAGTtgtatttttgtttcaaatttcctGAATCTCTAACATTTTTCTCTAAGTGAGAGAAAGCATTTGCTCCAGAGAAAATGTGGCCTGGGAATGGCCCATGGCAAATTCCTCCTTTTCTGAACAGCAAAGGAAGAGAAATCTTGGCTGGGGCAGAGTTTCTTCACCTGGGGCCGGGCCGTTCCAGGGAGTGTATGAATGGCATGGGAGAAGATTACATTGTTATTTTCAATGACTCATAACTCAAATTGagcatttctttcaaaatttgcaaaatttAATCTGAAAAGGGGCCCATGGACTTTCCTGGAAGACCAAAAGAGTCCATGGCAAATAAAAAATGTAAGAACTCCTGATTTTGGCTCTCGGTCCATATTTTGGAGACTCATAGCTCTGCGTCCTGAGGATTCTCTCGGTCTGGACCTACAAGACTCTCCTCAGAAGAGGGGACAGCATAAatatctttttgtctctttcatttattaaaaacaaaagtttctctctctctctctgtctctgtctctctttctctctctctctctctgtctgtctctgtctctgtctctgtctctctctctctgtctctctctgtctctctctcttttgttgttgGAGAATAGGTCCCTGAGTATATGACTTGGATATCTGCTCAGACAATCTGTCAAAGAGTCGCCAGTTGCTGGCAGAGAGCAGGGAGGGATAAatgaagagaaggggggagataCCAGGCCGGTGATCAAGGGACAGGCTCTGAATTTTCCGGAGGGTCAAGAAAGAGAGTTCCCAAAGAACCCATAGACGGGAGTGATAGTGGGGAGGCAGAGTCAACCCAGTCCCAGGCCCACCTTTCGCctctgctcctcttcctcctgcatCTTCATCTGCAGCTTCCGTACCATCACTTGCCTCTTCCACTCGGGAATGGGGCGTCCCTGCTCATCATGTGTGGGGATCACAGTCTCAACATCCAGCTGCAAGTTCTGGGCCACAGTCAGCGGTGGGGCCAAACTGCCATTGAGAACAGGCTGGTGGGGGTCTCCTTCTGCCTCTGGAACGGAAGTGGCTGGTGGAGTGGGGCTCCTGGCCCGGGTCAGTGATGGAGACAGGGGTGGAGCATCCGTCTGGAAAGGGAAGGCATGGTGATCGAGAACACTCCCACAGGAGGCTTCCAGAGACTGAGGCTGGAGGCATGAGACCGACGAGGGGGCTCCATGCCTTACCAGAGAAGAGGGCTGTCCACTGCCTGAGAAGACTGTGGTGAGGCCCTTGCTCTGTGGCGTTGGCTTCAAACTCTTGCCAGCTTTGATCTCTGCCAGGAGTTCAGAGTTGTCTCCCGTTGGGGACATCATATTGAAGGACTTGGTACCTGGTCCAAGAAAAAGAATGCTGTGGCATGAGAGACTCCCGGCCCAAGTCCCATCCCCCCTCCACACCGGACAGTCCTGGCTAGCCTGCTCTAGAGCGCAAGGCCAGCAAAGGCCTTCCCCATCCTGGCCAGGCAGGACCCAGCCATGAGGTGAGCCCGAGGAAGGCATGGTCCTGCTTGGCTGCGCAGCACAGCTTTTTAGCAAATACCTGAGAATCCTGGAAAATCCCTCTGGTCCCCAGAGGAGTAAAAACTCTTGGTATCCAGACTAGTCTCTCTACCAAGCAGCTTCCTCCTCCCTGAACCCTATGCTTTGCCTCCCCGCTCTCCCTCCACCTCAATTTCACTAGTCGGTCAGCCAATACTTACGCAGTGGGAGGGAGCTAGCTTTACTGGCTCCAGTGGGACAGCCCATGGATGAATGCCCCTGGAGGCTCATGATGGGGCTGTATAAGCCCAGAGGGAAAGGGACTGTGTCTGATGCAGCAGGGTGTTCACCCTGATCTGTGATCTCCCTGGCCAGTCACCTGACCTTTGTTCCCTGGTTCTCTGGCCTTAGGGAGGAGCCTCCCTGAGTATCCCAGACCCACCCCTATGCTTCATCAGCAAAGCTTGGTGATCCTTGAACTAAATTGTCTTGGCCCAGGGCCCTGGGAACCCAGGACCTCACTGGACTCAAGTGCCCCAGCATCTGGCACCCCCACTCCttgttaaacacacacacacacacacacacacacacacacacacacacacacacttcagctTCCAACCCAGCCCTGATAAAAGACTCAAATTCTCTGGGGAGTTGGTCCAGAAGAGTGGTTCTTCATGAAACAGAGGGATGAGGATGTACGGAGTTGAGGTGGGGGGTTTGGGCAAGGAAGGTTGGTGTTGTGGTTCTGTGTGATAACATGCAAAGTCTCAGTGTCAAGTTTGCATTTCCTGGATTGTATCTGGTGAGGttgggggtagggggtgggggagaaaatcAAGGGGTGGTCTGGGGgaagggatttgaatccagtcaGGAGCAAATCATTCTCCCCTCTTCTTGGTCTGAGGGATGGTATATTTAAGCAGTTCCAGGAAGGGCCactggagaggaagaaggaaaggaaaggtggAGAGGAGGGGcacaaatggaaattattttcataGGCAAAACAGACAGGAATGTTCGGGTGGAGGAAACAAATCCACTTATTCTATGGCATATTCTTTTCCTCCTGGCATAACAGGGAGGGCTTCCCCTCAGCACCCAGCACCAGCTGTCAGAACAACACTCAGTCATCCCTCAGTTCATCTTTTGCTCTATTTATACTATCCCAAGTCCAAGGTCTCTTTTCTACTGTTGGTGTTTCCCCtgatcctccctcccccattgcACCTCAAGCAAAGGCAGATTAGAAAGCAGGCCTGTTACTTACTCTTTCTGCACCTCAAAGCTCTCACTtctagaagagggagagagagagagagagagagagagagagagagagagagagagcgcaacAGAACAGTTAGGAGAAGTATGGAGGAGGCAAAGAGCCTGGAGACAGCAGAGAAAAAGCAAGTGGGATGTTGGATTGTGGGTAAGACCACAGGTAGGGAACAGAAGAGGAGTGGACAAGGAGGaagtagggaaagggaagagaagggaggctAAGATTATCCCTAAATACCCAAGCTGGGTGAGGTGACTAAGCTAAGAGGGCTTCCCATATTTTCTTCCTAGCCCTAAGCCTGGAAATATGGTTTAGGTAGCTCCAGTCTGAGTGAAGAGGGGCATCTATCTCCATTACTATCACACACAGTGCCAGTAATAGCCAGAGAGAGGAGAGTTCTTTGGATCTGATGCCTGAGCTGCATCTTAGGGAACAATCATCTGTTTATTGCTGGAAGGGATCTTGAGTCCACTGAGTTCAATCTCTGCATTTACCTGACGTAGAAGTGAGATCCAGTTACTTGCCCAGAATTCAGCAGCTtgtgtctgaggcagtatttgaacctaggtcttcctaCTTTGAAGTTCAGTgttctattctctttttcattgTGGGGGCTGAATGCTAACATGGGGGTCTTTCATAGGATTTAGACAGCTTTCTTGGGTCATAGATCTAATAGCCCAGCCACCCTTGGCCTGAATCGCTGAGCCTGCCTGAATTTGCCCCAAGCTACATCAGTATAAACTCTAAGATGctgaaatgaggggaaaaaaatcatgctgTAGGCATAGAGAGATAAGACAATTCTAATTACCTTTTGGGGTATGGCTAGGATTCTCTCAGGGCCTTTGGAGGACAGACATCAAAGGTGTGTTAGGAAACAGGAGATTCAGACAGAGTCCAGGACTTCCTAACCCAAACCGATACTCTACACTGGGGGAAATAGTTCAACTTCCTCCTGGAGACTTGTGAGCCCTCTGTAGTTTCAGGGGCTCCAGGAGGGGACTGAGAATAGGAGCCAAGGTGAAGGAGGAGGGCAAGAATAGAAGTGGGACACTGaatgaaagcattaaaaaaaaagtttgcaagtGCAAGAAATGAGGACCTTCAGAAACAGAAAGTTTGGAggaaatagaatgtaaacttccgGAAGGCAGGATTGCACCACGTGTCCTTCACCACGAAGGATTGCCTTCGTGTTCTCAGAACCTAGCATAGTCTGACCTGTTGAATGAATGGTTAGTCGGATAGACgaatacatgtatatgtggaTGGATCAGTAGCTGGTGAGCAGATCAGAAAAGGGACCTACACGCTACAGTCATGGATGTTCTGTGTGTCAGCTGCTCACAGCCCCAGTTTTAAATCGAGGCTAGCTCCCTACAGTCACTGAACAAGATTGGAGGCCTTTGGTGAACGAGTGGGCTCTCCACACCATTCCTCTGTTTTGTATCCAGGTTCCCCAGCCATGATTTCGGAACTTGTGGAGCCCCAAATcctgggagggaagggggaaatataAGCCTCCCCCATACAGTGTTggggtttttcttttaaattagtttGAATTAGCCATAATATCTCTGACCTTTCTTCTTTCAAGGGACACTCCTGAATTGACTGAATTCTTATCCAAGAGGAAAAGATGACTAATTAgatccttcttcttccctccaccccaacACAATAGAATAAAAACCTGTGTGGTACTTAAGATCTATTAACTACTTTGGCCCTTCCTACCCGTCTCACAGACTTGCATGTGTGACTTGATGAGGTAGTTATATTCCTATAGTATATTTCCATACTACAGGAGTATAGTAGAATATAGTCCTATATGCCCTTCTCAAGTATAGAATATATACCACAAGTATATACTCTACTATATAACttggtagatgaggaaactgaggtttagagggGTCAGATGATCTTCCCAGCTGAGCAACTGTGGAGTTGGAAAGGGAACCCAGAAGAGATCTGACCAACTGCAAAGCTCGGCCCTCCTACTTCTACTCCTTGTGCCCTGATAGGGGTCCCTTACCAaggtcctttcctcctttccaggGGGTTTACAATTAGACAGGGAGACGGGGTTGGCGGCTGGGGTCCTTTCCCTCCGcaccctcccctccctccccagcagAGCATCAATCTGTACCAGCACAAAAACTGCCATCATGCTTTGCAGTCTCTCTTCTTCCCGTCTCATCACCCCACCCCCTTGGGTCTCCCGGGGAGGCTTCCCGTCGAACAGGGTCCTGGTGCTGGGCTGGGACCTCTGccaccctttctttctccctcccccggCTTCCCGAACTCACTGCTCGTGGAAGAGGAGGAGCGGCGCTGGCTGCAAATGGGCCCGGACCCTTCGATGGGCAGAGGTGGCGGTGGAGGCGGTGTAGTCAGGGCTTCGGGCaagggcgggggcgggggcgggggcgggaggTCCCTTGACACCCGGTGGTCTGCGACACTGCCGTTGTGCACGTGGCTACCAGAGAGGAGAGCGGCCTGGGGGCATAAGGAAAAGAGAGGGTGAGTGAGCGCTGGGGTGTCTGGAGCTGGGCCGGGGACAGCTCGGGGTCCTGCCCCCGGGCACGTGGGGGCTGGGGGGCGGGTGGAGGGGAGGCTCTCTGGATCGGGTGAGACGGGACGGGGCGAGACTGGGCTGGGCTGCGAGGCTCTCACCTCCTCGCTATGGGCCATCCCCAGACTGGCTGCCAAGGGCTCCCCGGGGCCGTAGCCGAGCTGGCGGTAATAGTCCCCGGTGCTGGGCTGTTTGCCAAAGCTGCGGGACTTCCGGCCCGAGTCCACCCGCCGCAGCCCGTCGTGGCCGTCGCGGGAGCTCAGCTGCGAGGGAGGGAGGAGCGCCGAGCGTGGGCTGCTGGTCCGCCCGGCGGGGAGACAGCACCCTCCACCCCTGACGGCGAAGGTTCGGCTTCTGTCTAACCCACCGCCTCAGTGGAACCAGCTCAAAGCCCGCCCTGGGCCAGCCAGAGTTGGGGGTATCTGTGGCCGCGCCCCCCGGGCGGCCCGGGGGAGGGGAAGCAGATGCGGACGGGGAGTGCAGGGGAGGGACAGGGCTCCCCTCTGCTCACACACGGCAAGGGTGACTGGCCAGGCCCGGTCTTGAGGTGAAGGAGTCAGCAGGGCTGCTGCCAGACGACTGGGCTAGCCCCTTAAAGGCACAGGAGATCGTCGGGAAGGTTGGCCGGGGCAGGGGGAAGGATTCTCAGGCGCCTCCGCCGGGCCCTGCCAAGGCCTCTGGGTTGCTAAAATCCAGCTTCCTCGACGGCTCGGACAGGCCCCAGAGATCCCAGCTGCCtagggccgggccgggccggttCTCGATCTGCGGCCTGCGCCCAGAGCCCCGTGCCCTTCCCAAGGTACGCGGCCCTTAGTTCCCGAAGAGCCCGGGGCAGCGGCTGCCCTACCTGCGACTGTACCCGGTGACGCCCCGCTCTGCACCTGCTAGTGGGGGCGGCGCGGACCCGACACCTGCGCCACCCGATCTGTCCTCTCAAGTTACAACCCAGGCCAACGGCCTGCTCGCCTATCCGCTCCTGGGTCCTGACAGCACCCCACCAATCCCGGGCTACTGGGCTCCGCCCCCCTTCCCCTTAACCCCCCAAGTGGGGCTGCTACCTAGAGAGCTGGGCCACGCCCCGTCAGAGCGGTCTCCTCCgacccccttcccccaccccgaGCCTGACAGATGTTTGCCTTTCCCCTAAGTTGGGGACCCGCCTCCCCTGAGCCCTTCTACACCTACTCTTACTAAGAGGCCCCCTACTACGCTGACTTGCGATCCTAACTCAAGGTAAGTCGCAGAGGACTCTGGGACCCTTCTGACAGGTTTGATGCTTTTCACCTTTTGCAAAATTTCAATCCGCCAGCTCCCCAAGAGGGCCCTGGCGGACTAAGGCAGAGGACCCAGGTTTCTCGAGCTCTCCCCGCCCCGTCCCTGTCCCAGTCCTCTTCGACCCCTTCGCATCTGGAAACCCATAGCTGTAA
Encoded here:
- the LOC116422857 gene encoding espin-like protein, producing MLGPFGELMTEEDINRIEQQIENLQVVHKAQKLEAQLEQLELELQQLLPVSAAVSTHRFTVNPRRMQGRAADLPAWCSRISTLLKSMAILLATLGGRPAHLTDLVTAETGQPLAPVDWRPDSVGLGRSYSFSCSREEVAREILECGVSVKNLKANFETQARSQEAEYWYPRKLSLPVSVTVSDVFSREPILEEDYVSGSPAQPRLGGHPVGGPSTANGSGHFLGEPAEPSSPEDPLARLYPPEEPGDEVTIFEPEQLAQSPPLSTELRGVQDYIDMRKERIVYLFLEHWRKWTFSGPGRQTQARLRRLLPRVVAAGAPEPEPQQGLEEPAHQSPGNDHRLLYFMKQRQVVGKLLAHWRSLMCQVPSRQLRRLSRVQGLYWPEHFLPHVGGVPASYDSLTLDLFMLGYFQLLEMRMSREERKFRHLLCYEMFDRLGSHPWELIRLFHRVVLEEVEAGRRDWQDGFEDLKRAFFGDSPEPPAEEPLPQPQAQGSVPRPPPPPLPPPLPQAEPSTSPVPPALDRADSLQLVAEMGEFSNEDICRYIDRSFSFWKEKEAELFDI